One window of the Natronomonas marina genome contains the following:
- a CDS encoding MaoC family dehydratase — MTVYFEDLTVGDTQTLGSATMPKSDIVEFARQFDPQPFHVDEEAAADSAFGELVASGLHTLCVSVRIFVTEYVNPSDGLANLGGIGFDELRWHEAVTPGDELSLTLKVVEKTPSNSRSDRGYVTFERHLLNQDGVDVLSLRSINIVRRRDDVAAER, encoded by the coding sequence ATGACCGTGTACTTCGAGGACCTGACGGTGGGAGACACGCAGACGCTGGGTTCGGCGACGATGCCGAAATCGGATATCGTCGAGTTCGCTCGACAGTTCGACCCCCAGCCGTTCCACGTCGACGAGGAGGCAGCGGCCGACTCGGCGTTCGGGGAGCTCGTCGCCAGCGGCCTCCACACGCTCTGTGTGTCGGTCCGAATCTTCGTCACCGAGTACGTGAACCCGTCGGACGGACTTGCGAACCTGGGTGGAATCGGGTTCGACGAGCTCAGATGGCACGAGGCCGTGACGCCGGGCGACGAGCTGTCGCTGACCCTCAAGGTTGTCGAGAAGACACCGTCGAACAGCCGGTCGGACAGGGGCTACGTGACGTTCGAGCGGCACCTGCTGAACCAGGACGGCGTCGACGTGTTGTCGCTCCGGTCGATCAACATCGTCCGTCGACGCGATGACGTCGCGGCCGAACGGTAA